The Lentisphaera araneosa HTCC2155 genome has a segment encoding these proteins:
- a CDS encoding ABC transporter ATP-binding protein, with amino-acid sequence MSFIQLMGINKTYDYPVLKNLNLSITQPGVYGLLGRNGVGKTTLIKTITGTSLPDSGIVSILGKDPVKDEVWLKKNTGYLSDDDRWPVLMSFGDLLKLYSQLHSKWDKNLEKKLISEFRLDKRIGIGAMSKGQRQMAGLVLAVCHKPKVLILDEPASGLDVIVRKKMYECLNDLAMENESCIIFASHILDDVEKLADSLIVLTDHNVALFGTIFDLLNSHTFISCDYTELESSLIMSSSSKSGNFEFIFKGSQHDAEQFATEHSLNIKYLRSPSLEELFIACSGGDV; translated from the coding sequence ATGTCTTTTATTCAACTCATGGGAATTAATAAAACTTATGATTATCCAGTTTTAAAAAATCTAAATTTAAGCATTACTCAACCAGGAGTATACGGTTTACTTGGCCGAAATGGCGTAGGTAAAACGACACTAATCAAAACGATTACAGGTACATCTTTACCCGATAGTGGTATTGTTTCAATTTTAGGTAAAGACCCCGTTAAAGATGAAGTTTGGTTGAAAAAGAATACTGGATATTTATCGGACGATGATAGATGGCCCGTTCTGATGAGCTTTGGTGATTTACTCAAACTTTATTCTCAATTGCACTCTAAATGGGATAAAAATTTAGAGAAAAAGCTCATCTCTGAGTTTCGTTTAGACAAACGTATCGGTATTGGTGCCATGTCTAAAGGTCAACGCCAAATGGCTGGACTCGTATTAGCTGTTTGCCATAAACCTAAAGTTCTCATTTTAGATGAACCCGCATCTGGTTTAGATGTAATCGTCAGAAAAAAAATGTATGAGTGCCTAAATGATTTAGCTATGGAAAATGAATCTTGTATAATCTTTGCAAGCCATATACTAGATGATGTTGAGAAACTAGCCGACAGTTTGATCGTTTTAACAGATCATAATGTGGCTCTTTTCGGCACTATTTTTGATCTATTAAACTCTCATACTTTCATTTCATGTGATTACACAGAACTTGAATCCTCTCTAATCATGTCCTCTTCTTCCAAAAGCGGAAATTTTGAATTTATTTTTAAAGGCTCTCAACACGATGCTGAACAATTTGCGACAGAACATAGCTTGAATATTAAGTACTTGCGAAGCCCCAGTTTAGAAGAGCTCTTCATTGCCTGTAGCGGAGGCGATGTATGA
- a CDS encoding GntR family transcriptional regulator, producing the protein MNLSINTGSNTPLYAQITEQLEQHIILGQYKFGDKLPSLRQVSKDLCVNYLTVKQAYSELEKRGLVYIEQGKGAFISSNQSRRQEVIHQKCSDLVELAKQVGLNVNDLTEILRNIEEEN; encoded by the coding sequence ATGAACTTATCTATAAACACTGGCTCAAATACTCCTTTGTATGCTCAAATTACTGAGCAACTTGAGCAGCATATTATACTTGGGCAATACAAATTTGGGGATAAGCTGCCTTCACTGAGGCAAGTCTCAAAAGATTTGTGTGTCAATTACCTCACTGTAAAACAGGCTTACTCTGAATTAGAAAAGAGAGGATTAGTATATATTGAGCAAGGGAAAGGAGCGTTCATTTCGTCTAATCAATCAAGACGCCAAGAAGTAATTCACCAAAAATGTAGTGACCTAGTTGAGCTAGCGAAACAAGTTGGATTGAACGTTAATGATCTGACTGAAATTTTAAGAAACATTGAGGAGGAAAATTAA